The following coding sequences are from one Epilithonimonas vandammei window:
- the serS gene encoding serine--tRNA ligase, translated as MLQVNFLRENKERVLEGLKKRNFKELDLVDAAITADDERKKLQFELDSQLSEMNKISKEIGMLMKDGKKQEAEAAKSKTSQYKESSKELESQLKDIEKNLLNILYQLPNIPNEKVVAGVSADDNEIIYESTTVEGLGEGAIPHWELAKKYNLIDFELGVKIAGAGFPVYLGKGARLQRALVQYFLDKNTDAGYLEVNPPHVVNEASGYGTGQLPDKEGQMYYVGADDLYLIPTAEVPVTNIYRDVLLDEKDLPIKNTAFSQCYRREAGSYGAHVRGLNRLHQFEKVEIVRIEKPENSYAVLEEMVDHIKSILEDLELPYRILRLCGGDTGFASAMTYDFEVWSAAQEKWLEVSSVSNFETFQANRLKCRYKGNEGKSQLVHTLNGSAMALPRIMAALLENNQTPEGIRLPKKIAEYARFELIN; from the coding sequence ATGTTACAGGTTAATTTTTTGCGCGAGAACAAAGAGCGCGTTTTGGAAGGCTTGAAGAAAAGAAACTTCAAGGAACTAGATTTGGTCGATGCTGCAATTACTGCTGACGACGAAAGAAAAAAGCTGCAATTCGAGCTGGATTCACAACTTTCCGAGATGAACAAAATTTCGAAAGAAATCGGAATGCTGATGAAAGACGGTAAAAAACAGGAAGCAGAAGCTGCAAAATCCAAAACATCGCAATACAAAGAATCTAGCAAAGAATTAGAGTCTCAGTTGAAAGATATTGAAAAAAATCTTCTGAATATATTGTATCAACTTCCCAATATTCCTAACGAAAAAGTAGTTGCCGGTGTTTCTGCCGATGATAACGAGATCATTTATGAATCTACTACGGTAGAAGGTCTTGGCGAAGGTGCAATTCCACATTGGGAATTGGCAAAAAAATATAATCTTATCGATTTTGAATTGGGAGTTAAAATCGCTGGCGCTGGGTTTCCTGTTTATCTGGGAAAAGGTGCACGTTTACAGAGAGCTTTGGTTCAGTATTTTCTCGATAAAAACACAGATGCCGGATATCTGGAAGTTAATCCGCCTCACGTGGTAAATGAAGCTTCTGGTTACGGAACAGGGCAATTGCCGGATAAAGAGGGACAGATGTATTATGTAGGAGCAGATGATTTGTATCTGATTCCAACCGCAGAGGTGCCTGTTACCAATATCTATCGTGATGTCTTGTTGGACGAAAAAGATTTGCCAATCAAGAATACTGCTTTTTCTCAGTGTTACAGAAGAGAAGCAGGAAGCTACGGAGCGCATGTGAGAGGGCTTAACAGGCTCCACCAATTCGAAAAGGTGGAAATTGTGAGAATCGAGAAACCGGAGAATTCTTACGCTGTTTTGGAAGAAATGGTAGACCATATCAAATCCATTTTGGAAGATCTGGAATTGCCTTACAGAATTCTTAGACTTTGCGGTGGTGACACTGGTTTTGCTTCTGCAATGACTTACGATTTCGAGGTTTGGAGTGCAGCTCAGGAAAAATGGCTGGAAGTAAGTTCTGTTTCCAATTTCGAAACCTTCCAGGCCAATCGTCTGAAATGCCGTTATAAAGGAAACGAAGGTAAGTCTCAGCTGGTTCACACCTTGAATGGTTCTGCAATGGCTTTACCAAGAATTATGGCCGCATTGCTGGAAAATAACCAAACGCCGGAGGGCATCAGATTACCGAAGAAAATCGCAGAATATGCAAGATTTGAACTGATTAATTAA